The Methanocella arvoryzae MRE50 genome includes a region encoding these proteins:
- a CDS encoding methyltransferase family protein produces the protein MSAIGEAASEFGTWWAVLAWIVIFGIFILFMPFYKKSQIKPTGTYLAFIVAMAVEMFGVPFSMYIIGWLFGIWLPEGILWGHTLGQYIGLWGMYIGIIFMLLGIALVVLGWKQIHKDYWSKESGQGKLVTGGIYRFIRHPQYTGFFLITLGMICEWATIPLILLYGLLLFLYYGLARREEKELEQEFGNDYAEYRQKTKMFVPFVI, from the coding sequence ATGTCAGCAATTGGTGAAGCAGCATCAGAATTCGGAACGTGGTGGGCAGTGCTCGCCTGGATAGTGATCTTCGGCATATTCATCCTGTTTATGCCGTTCTACAAAAAGAGCCAGATCAAGCCGACCGGGACGTACCTGGCCTTCATCGTCGCGATGGCGGTGGAGATGTTTGGCGTGCCTTTCAGCATGTACATCATCGGCTGGCTGTTCGGCATCTGGCTGCCTGAAGGCATCCTGTGGGGACACACTCTCGGCCAGTACATAGGCCTGTGGGGCATGTACATCGGCATCATCTTCATGCTGCTCGGCATCGCGCTCGTCGTCCTCGGCTGGAAACAGATCCACAAGGACTACTGGAGCAAGGAAAGCGGCCAGGGCAAGCTGGTCACCGGCGGCATCTACCGGTTCATCAGGCACCCGCAGTACACGGGTTTCTTCCTGATCACCCTGGGCATGATCTGCGAATGGGCTACCATACCCCTGATCCTGCTGTACGGCCTGCTGCTGTTCCTGTACTACGGCCTCGCCAGGAGAGAAGAGAAGGAGCTGGAACAGGAGTTCGGCAACGACTACGCTGAGTACAGGCAGAAGACGAAGATGTTCGTGCCGTTCGTGATCTAA